The Megalops cyprinoides isolate fMegCyp1 chromosome 12, fMegCyp1.pri, whole genome shotgun sequence genome contains a region encoding:
- the setd3 gene encoding actin-histidine N-methyltransferase yields MGKKSRVKTQKSGTGATAVVSPKEMMNLISELLQKCSSAAPSPGKEWEEYIQIRGLVEKIRKKQKGLSVVFDGTREDYFPELMAWAAKSGASCEGFEISSFAEEGYGLKASRDIKADELFLWIPRKMLMTVESAKNSVLGPLYSQDRILQAMGNVTLAFHLLCERANPASFWLPYIKTLPSEYDTPLYYEEEEVQLLQSTQAIQDIFSQYKNTARQYAYFYKVIQTHPNASKLPLKDAFTFDDYRWAVSSVMTRQNQIPTEDGSRVTLALIPLWDMCNHTNGLITTGYNLEDDRCECVALQDYKENEQIYIFYGTRSNAEFVIHNGFFYEDNAHDRVKIKLGVSKSERLYAMKAEVLARAGIPSSSIFALHCSEPPISAQLLAFLRVFCMTEEELKDYLVGDHAINKIFTLGNTEFPVSWENEIKLWTFLETRAALLLKTYKTTSEEDRLLLEKPDLSFHSRVAVKLRLAEKEILERAVSSGRAKRQHFQKQLEEGAPLPRYEESNISLLENSDSDSKLPIILRKLEETEEAAEEAEEEEEEAAERDLSVARALAEVQAGEGPEEALLNGERKAPHNTKPEPQQAGDKAENGVGDKPENSEGCKLENGKGDEMENGDSASHDVDQSAKRTGDEAKDDGN; encoded by the exons ATGGGGAAGAAGAGCAGAGTGAAGACCCAGAAATCGGGAACAGGGGCCACAGCTGTGGTCTCCCCCAAAGAGATGATGAACCTGATCTCTGAGCTCTTACAAA AGTGCAGCAGCGCAGCCCCGTCTCCGGGAAAGGAATGGGAGGAGTACATCCAGATACGCGGCCTGGTGGAGAAAATTcgcaaaaaacagaaag GCTTGTCTGTAGTGTTTGACGGAACGAGAGAGGACTACTTTCCAGAACTCATGGCTTGGGCTGCAAAAAGCGGCGCGTCCTGTGAGGGATTCGAAATTTCGAGTTTTGCTGAGGAGGGCTACGGTCTGAAGGCCTCAAGAGACATCAAG GCAGATGAGTTATTTCTGTGGATCCCCAGGAAAATGCTGATGACTGTAGAATCAGCCAAGAATTCTGTCCTCG GCCCTCTGTACAGCCAGGACAGGATTCTGCAGGCCATGGGGAACGTGACCCTGGCCTTCCACCTGCTGTGCGAGCGGGCCAACCCGGCCTCCTTCTGGCTGCCCTACATCAAGACCCTGCCCAGCGAGTACGACACGCCGCTCTACtacgaggaggaagaggtgcagctgctgcagtccACCCAGGCCATCCAGGACATCTTCAGCCAGTACAAGAACACGGCACGGCAGTACGCCTACTTCTACAAGGTCATACAG ACCCATCCGAACGCCAGCAAACTGCCCTTGAAGGATGCCTTTACCTTCGATGACTACAG ATGGGCCGTGTCGTCCGTAATGACTCGGCAGAACCAGATCCCCACCGAGGACGGGAGCCGGGTCACCCTGGCCCTCATCCCGCTCTGGGACATGTGTAATCACACCAACGGACTG aTTACGACCGGTTACAACCTGGAAGACGACAGGTGCGAATGCGTCGCCCTGCAGGACTATAAAGAGAACGAACAG ATCTACATTTTCTATGGGACACGATCCAACGCGGAGTTCGTGATCCACAACGGTTTCTTCTACGAGGACAATGCCCACGACCGGGTTAAGATCAAGCTGGGAGTGAGCAAGAGCGAGAGGCTGTACGCCATGAAGGCCGAAGTCCTGGCACGGGCTGGCATCCCCTC GTCCAGTATCTTCGCCTTGCACTGCAGCGAGCCCCCCATTTCAGCCCAGCTCCTGGCGTTCCTGCGGGTGTTCTGCATGACTGAAG aggagctgaaggactACCTGGTGGGTGACCACGCCATCAATAAGATCTTCACTCTGGGCAACACGGAGTTTCCGGTCAGCTGGGAGAACGAGATCAAGCTGTGGACCTTCCTGGAGACCAGAGCTGCGCTGCTTCTCAAAACCTACAAAACCACCTCGGAG GAGGACCgcctgctgctggagaagcCCGACCTCTCCTTCCACTCCCGCGTGGCCGTCAAGCTGCGCCTGGCCGAGAAGGAGATCCTGGAGCGGGCGGTGTCCAGCGGCCGGGCCAAGCGCCAGCACTTCCAGAAGCAGCTAGAGGAGGGCGCGCCGCTGCCCAGGTACGAGGAGAGCAACATCTCCCTGCTGGAGAACTCCGACTCTGACTCCAAGCTGCCCATCATCCTACGCAAGCTGGAGGAGACGGAGGAGGCggcggaggaggcggaggaggaggaggaggaggcggcggaGCGGGACCTGAGCGTGGCGCGGGCGCTGGCGGAGGTGCAGGCCGGAGAGGGACCGGAGGAGGCCCTCCTCAATGGGGAAAGGAAGGCGCCGCACAACACCAAGCCAGAGCCGCAGCAAGCCGGAGACAAGGCGGAGAACGGCGTGGGCGACAAGCCGGAGAACAGCGAGGGCTGCAAGCTGGAGAATGGTAAGGGTGACGAGATGGAGAACGGCGACAGCGCCTCGCACGACGTCGACCAAAGTGCCAAACGAACTGGAGACGAAGCCAAAGACGATGGTAACTAA
- the ccnk gene encoding cyclin-K — translation MKDNKENSTPGNPAASVDHIKPCWYWDKKDLAHTPSQSEGLDPATEARYRREGARFIFDVGTRLGLHYDTLATGIIYFHRFYMFHSFKQFPRYVTGACCLFLAGKVEETPKKCKDIIKTARSLLNDVQFAQFGDDPKEEVMVLERILLQTIKFDLQVEHPYQFLLRYAKQLKGDKTKVQKLVQMAWTFVNDSLCTMLSLQWEPEIIAVAVMYLAGRLCKFEIQEWTSKQTSRRWWEQFVQDVPVELLEDICHQILDLYSQGKQQIPQHPQLQEKEKPPAPPQQPQAPPTQQAPTPPAPPPPKKASPQTSPPRQLKRPHVVSPKEEAKAPEQVGSKIPRLESPMPPLPTAQPPPDRKPPPTLAAPPGEAELAATSESVEVPKAPIPPPPHTAPVHQPPPIPHRPPPPPPSSYIMGIPTSSSYMSGEGYQSLQSMMKTDGPSYSTMPPAYGPPMQYHPHVYPPTPPPPVPPPAASYPPPNLPPPSPAYPPPGYNHSYPPPPRMPPGHGVPPPGMGIPPASYPPPPGPPGPPGGQSQVPPPLPPGMPPVAGMNRGGWMR, via the exons ATGAAGGACAACAAGGAGAACTCAACTCCTGGTAATCCTGCTGCAAGTGTGGACCACATAAAGCCATGCTGGTACTGGGACAAGAAGGACCTGGCGCATACGCCCTCGCAATCAGAGGGGCTTGATCCCGCAACAGAGGCCAGATACAGACGAGAGGGGGCCAGGTTCATTTTTGACGTTGGGACTCGCCTCGGACT ACATTATGACACTCTGGCGACGGGAATCATCTATTTCCATCGATTCTACATGTTTCATTCTTTTAAGCAGTTCCCCCGATAT GTTACTGGGGCCTGTTGTTTATTCCTGGCGGGTAAGGTGGAGGAGACCCCGAAGAAATGTAAAGACATCATTAAAACAGCTCGCAGCTTACTGAATGATGTGCAGTTTGCACAGTTTGGGGACGACCCTAAG GAGGAAGTGATGGTGTTGGAAAGAATATTATTACAGACAATAAAGTTTGATTTGCAAGTGGAACATCCATACCAGTTTCTTCTCCGATATGCCAAGCAGTTGAAAG GTGATAAAACTAAAGTTCAGAAGCTGGTACAGATGGCTTGGACCTTTGTAAATGACAG CCTGTGCACCATGCTGTCACTACAGTGGGAGCCTGAGATTATAGCCGTGGCTGTCATGTACCTGGCCGGGCGCCTGTGTAAGTTTGAGATCCAGGAGTGGACCTCCAAACAGACGTCCCGCCGGTGGTGGGAGCAGTTTGTCCAGGATGTCCCGGTGGAGCTGCTGGAAG ACATTTGCCACCAGATCCTGGACCTGTACTCGCAGGGCAAGCAGCAGATCCCCCAGCATCCCCAGttgcaggagaaggagaagccCCCGGCCCCACCCCAGCAGCcacaggccccgcccacacagCAGGCGCCGACccctcctgccccgcccccacccaaGAAGGCCTCCCCACAGACCAGCCCTCCGAGGCAACTCAAGCGGCCTCAC GTTGTGTCTCCAAAAGAAGAAGCCAAAGCACCAG AACAAGTGGGTTCCAAAATCCCCCGTCTGGAGAGCCCGATGCCCCCCCTTCCCACGGCACAGCCTCCTCCCG ATCGCAAGCCCCCACCTACTTTGGCTGCACCGCCTGGAGAGGCGGAGCTAGCAGCGACGAGCGAGTCGGTGGAGGTGCCGAAAGCACCGATACCGCCCCCGCCCCATACAGCACCAGTGCACCAGCCACCGCCGATTCCCCACCGGccgccgcccccacccccctccagtTACATCATGGGCAtccccacctccagctcctacaTGTCCGGTGAGGGATACCAGAGCCTGCAGTCCATGATGAAGACAGACGGGCCTTCCTACAGCACCATGCCGCCCGCCTACGGACCCCCGATGCAGTACCACCCGCATGTTTACCCCCCGACTCCTCCTCCCCCCGTCCCTCCACCCGCTGCCTCTTACCCTCCTCCCAACCTcccgcctccctcccctgccTACCCCCCTCCGGGCTACAACCACAGCTACCCTCCCCCTCCGCGGATGCCCCCGGGGCACGGCGTGCCACCCCCGGGGATGGGCATCCCTCCTGCCAGTTACCCACCCCCTCCGGGCCCCCCGGGCCCCCCAGGAGGCCAGTCCCAGGtgcccccgcccctccccccgggCATGCCTCCGGTCGCAGGCATGAACAGAGGGGGCTGGATGAGATGA